The genomic segment CGAGGACCACAACACCCCGACCCTCGACATCGACAAGCCGATCGCCGACCCGGTCTCCCGCGTCCAGTTGGAGACCCTGCGCAAGAACTGCGCGGACTTCGGCGTCCGGCTGCACCCGCTGGGCGATGTCGAGCAGGGTGTCGTACACGTGGTGGGCCCGCAGCTGGGACTGACCCAGCCCGGCACCACCGTGGTCTGCGGCGACTCCCACACCTCCACGCACGGCGCCTTCGGCGCGCTGGCGTTCGGCATCGGCACCAGCCAGGTCGAGCACGTCCTGGCCACCCAGACGCTGCCGATGGCCCGCCCGAAGACCATGGCCATCACGGTCGACGGCGAACTGCCCGCGGACGTCACCGCGAAGGACCTGATCCTCGCCGTCATCACGAAGATCGGTACCGGCGGCGGCCAGGGATACATCCTGGAGTACCGCGGCTCGGCCATCGAGAAGCTGTCGATGGAAGCCCGGATGACCATCTGCAACATGTCGATCGAGGCCGGTGCGCGCGCGGGCATGATCGCCCCCGACCGCACCACGTTCGACTACCTCAAGGGCCGCGACCACGCCCCCGAGGGCGCCGACTGGGACGCGGCGGTCGCCTACTGGGAGACGCTGCGCACCGACGACGACGCCGTCTTCGACGCCGAGGTCTTCATCAAGGCCGAGGAGCTGGCCCCGTTCGTCACCTGGGGCACCAACCCCGGCCAGGGAGCCCCGCTCTCCGCGAACGTCCCCGACCCGTCCTCGTACGAGGACGCCTCGGAGCGCTTCGCCGCCGAAAAGGCCCTGGAGTACATGGGGTTGACCGCCGGGCAGCCGCTGCGCGACATCCGGGTCGACACCGTCTTCGTGGGCTCCTGCACCAACGGCCGCATCGAGGACCTGCGCAACGCCGCGGCCATCCTGGACGGCCGCAAAGTCGCCGACGGTGTACGGATGCTGGTCGTCCCCGGTTCGGTGCGGGTCGCGCTCCAGGCCGTCGAGGAGGGCCTGGACAAGGTCTTCACCGCCGCCGGGGCCGAATGGCGCCACGCGGGCTGCTCGATGTGTCTCGGCATGAACCCCGACCAGCTCGCCCCCGGCGAGCGCTCCGCCTCCACCTCGAACCGCAACTTCGAGGGCCGGCAGGGCAAGGGCGGCCGGACCCACCTGGTCTCGCCGCAGGTCGCCGCGGCCACCGCGGTGCTGGGCCATCTGGCCGCGCCCGCCGACCTGTCCGACGTCCGTACCCCCGCGGGAGTCTGAGAACCATGGAAGCATTCACCACGCACACCGGCCGGGCCGTCCCGCTGCGCCGCAGCAACGTCGACACCGACCAGATCATCCCCGCGCACTGGCTGAAGAAGGTCACCCGCGACGGCTTCGAGGACGGGCTCTTCGAGGCCTGGCGCAAGGACGCCGACTTCGTCCTCAACCGCCCCGCCCACCAGGGCGCGACGGTCCTGGTGGCGGGCCCCGACTTCGGCACCGGTTCGTCCCGTGAGCACGCCGTGTGGGCCCTCCAGAACTTCGGCTTCAAGGCGGTCGTCTCCTCCCGGTTCGCCGACATCTTCCGGGGCAACTCGCTGAAGAACGGCCTGCTCACGGTGGTGCTCGACCAGCAGGTCGTCGACGCGCTCTGGGCCCTGACCGAGGCCGATCCCACCGCCGAGATCACCGTGGACCTGGAGGGCCGCCAGGTCCGTGCCGAGGGCATCACCGCCGACTTCGAACTCGACGAGAACGCCCGCTGGCGGCTGCTGAACGGGCTCGACGACATCAGCCTCACGCTGCAGAACGAGCCGGACATCGCGGCCTACGAGGCGGCGAGGCCCAGCCACAAGCCACGTACAATTAACGCCTGAGTAGAGCGTTTACAGGACTGCGCCCTCTGCCATCTGGTAGGGGGCGCAGTCGCTTGTTGAGACCCCGTCGGGCGACAACTCGCCCCAGATGGCACAATCGGTGCATGGAACGCGACAGCCAACTCAAGCTCTACGGGGCAGTCGCCGACCAATTGAAGGAAGCGCACACAAGAGTGCGCGCACTGCAAGTCCCGGAGGGCGTAAGGATGGCGCTGTCCCGGAAGCTGCTGATCATCACGGCGGCGGCCAAACACGATCTCTCTGGCGCGGCAAGGCGCCTGGACCGGTTGATGAAGGACCTCGATGAGGGCCGATTCCCCGAGGGTGACTGACTGGGCGGAACTCCGCATCGGTCGACTTCGTTGCGGCACTAGGGTGATTAGCCCGTTTCGTGTTTGATTTGCGGTATATATCTGCCTAACGTGCGAAAAAGCTTGAACACTTTCGTTCTGGCAATGTCTCCGAAGGGGAAGACGTGAACAAGGCGCAGCTCGTAGAAGCGATTGCCGACAAGGTCGGCGGCCGCCAGCAGGCAGCGGACGCTGTCGACGCGGTACTCGACGCCATCGTCCGTGCAGTTGTCGCGGGGGACCGGGTTTCGGTCACCGGCTTCGGCTCGTTCGAGAAGGTCGACCGTCCGGCCCGGTACGCCCGCAACCCGCAGACGGGTGAGCGGGTACGGGTCAAGAAGACCTCGGTGCCCCGCTTCCGCGCGGGACAGGGGTTCAAGGACCTGGTGAGCGGCTCGAAGAAGCTCCCCAAGAACGACGTGGCGGTGAAGAAGGCGCCCAAGGGCAGCCTGTCGGGCGGGTCTTCCACCCGTACGACGGCCAAGGCGGCGGCGAAGAAGGCGACCGCGAAGAAGGCCACCGCGCGCAAGACCACGGCGGCGGCGGCGGCGAAGAAGGCCGCCACGCCCGCGAAGAAGACCACGGCGACCACGGCCAGGAAGACGGCGGCCAAGAAGACCGGCGCGCCGGCCAAGAAGACCACAGCCGCCGCGAAGAAGACCGCTCCGGCGAAGACGGCGGCGAAGAAGACGGTCGCGGCGAAG from the Streptomyces sp. AM 4-1-1 genome contains:
- the leuC gene encoding 3-isopropylmalate dehydratase large subunit; translated protein: MGRTLAEKVWDDHVVRRAEGEPDLLFIDLHLLHEVTSPQAFDGLRQAGRPVRRLDLTIATEDHNTPTLDIDKPIADPVSRVQLETLRKNCADFGVRLHPLGDVEQGVVHVVGPQLGLTQPGTTVVCGDSHTSTHGAFGALAFGIGTSQVEHVLATQTLPMARPKTMAITVDGELPADVTAKDLILAVITKIGTGGGQGYILEYRGSAIEKLSMEARMTICNMSIEAGARAGMIAPDRTTFDYLKGRDHAPEGADWDAAVAYWETLRTDDDAVFDAEVFIKAEELAPFVTWGTNPGQGAPLSANVPDPSSYEDASERFAAEKALEYMGLTAGQPLRDIRVDTVFVGSCTNGRIEDLRNAAAILDGRKVADGVRMLVVPGSVRVALQAVEEGLDKVFTAAGAEWRHAGCSMCLGMNPDQLAPGERSASTSNRNFEGRQGKGGRTHLVSPQVAAATAVLGHLAAPADLSDVRTPAGV
- the leuD gene encoding 3-isopropylmalate dehydratase small subunit, translated to MEAFTTHTGRAVPLRRSNVDTDQIIPAHWLKKVTRDGFEDGLFEAWRKDADFVLNRPAHQGATVLVAGPDFGTGSSREHAVWALQNFGFKAVVSSRFADIFRGNSLKNGLLTVVLDQQVVDALWALTEADPTAEITVDLEGRQVRAEGITADFELDENARWRLLNGLDDISLTLQNEPDIAAYEAARPSHKPRTINA
- a CDS encoding HU family DNA-binding protein; this translates as MNKAQLVEAIADKVGGRQQAADAVDAVLDAIVRAVVAGDRVSVTGFGSFEKVDRPARYARNPQTGERVRVKKTSVPRFRAGQGFKDLVSGSKKLPKNDVAVKKAPKGSLSGGSSTRTTAKAAAKKATAKKATARKTTAAAAAKKAATPAKKTTATTARKTAAKKTGAPAKKTTAAAKKTAPAKTAAKKTVAAKTAPATKATAKKAPAKKTTARTTTAKKATARKK